A portion of the Nitratidesulfovibrio termitidis HI1 genome contains these proteins:
- a CDS encoding ABC transporter ATP-binding protein, which translates to MTTTPNDTALRPGTEETPAPSAGSGAPLVELSGITRSFTQGDLTVDVLRGVSFSIARGEFVAIQGSSGSGKSTLLHILGLLDSPTAGRYVLDGHDVSHLDDDARSEARNQLTGFVFQNFYLIPYATALDNVLLPGLYSHKNLRAQRKRAEDLLHRVGLGDRMDFVPARLSGGQQQRVALARALLNDPALILADEPTGQLDSTTSADILDLFADINRTGKTVVVVTHDAETAARARRRIVIRDGVIESDGLHGNAAAGGASA; encoded by the coding sequence ATGACCACCACCCCCAACGACACGGCACTGCGACCCGGCACGGAGGAAACCCCCGCCCCGTCGGCGGGCTCCGGCGCACCGCTGGTCGAGTTGTCCGGCATCACCCGCAGCTTCACCCAGGGTGACCTGACCGTGGACGTGCTGCGCGGCGTCAGTTTTTCCATCGCGCGCGGCGAATTCGTGGCCATCCAGGGGTCTTCCGGCTCCGGCAAATCCACGCTGCTGCACATTCTGGGCCTGCTGGACAGCCCCACTGCGGGCCGCTACGTGCTGGACGGGCACGACGTGTCGCACCTGGACGACGACGCCCGCTCGGAAGCACGCAACCAGCTGACCGGCTTCGTGTTCCAGAACTTCTACCTCATCCCCTACGCCACCGCGCTGGACAACGTGCTGCTGCCCGGCCTGTACAGCCACAAGAACCTGCGCGCCCAGCGCAAGCGGGCGGAAGACCTGCTGCACCGCGTGGGCCTGGGTGACCGCATGGACTTCGTGCCCGCGCGCCTTTCCGGCGGACAGCAGCAGCGCGTGGCCCTGGCCCGCGCCCTGCTGAACGACCCCGCCCTGATCCTGGCCGACGAACCCACCGGCCAGCTCGACTCCACCACCAGCGCCGACATCCTGGACCTGTTCGCGGACATCAACCGCACCGGCAAGACCGTGGTGGTGGTGACCCATGACGCGGAAACCGCCGCCCGCGCCCGGCGGCGCATCGTCATCCGCGACGGGGTCATCGAAAGCGACGGCCTGCATGGCAACGCCGCGGCGGGTGGAGCATCCGCATGA
- a CDS encoding Hsp20/alpha crystallin family protein: MMPDMPNTADIAERNASPARNAETGGSERSAPAREGSATRIERVSPATDIIEQADGFHILMDLPGVPPDGLTIDLEENEVTVTGRSSYAPAGNDRRMHAEFDAVEFVRTFTLSDMVDRERIRAVLKDGVLNLFLPKAEAAKPRRIEISQG, translated from the coding sequence ATGATGCCCGACATGCCCAATACGGCAGACATCGCCGAACGCAACGCCAGTCCGGCCCGCAACGCGGAAACCGGAGGCTCCGAGCGCTCCGCCCCGGCGCGCGAAGGCAGCGCAACGCGCATCGAGCGGGTATCGCCCGCCACGGACATCATCGAGCAGGCCGACGGCTTCCATATCCTGATGGATCTGCCCGGCGTGCCGCCGGACGGACTGACCATCGATCTCGAAGAGAACGAGGTCACCGTTACCGGGCGCAGCAGCTATGCCCCGGCGGGCAACGACCGGCGCATGCACGCCGAGTTCGACGCCGTGGAGTTCGTGCGCACCTTCACCCTGTCGGACATGGTGGACAGGGAGCGCATCCGCGCCGTGCTCAAGGACGGGGTGCTGAACCTGTTCCTGCCCAAGGCGGAAGCGGCGAAGCCCAGGCGCATCGAAATCTCGCAGGGATAA
- a CDS encoding ABC transporter permease — MQRLRIALRSLAAHRMRTVLAMLGVFLGALALTAVLHISKAMVKKADIETQRLGPNLLQAMSGQANFRREGSTRVTGMTTTFSLEDAREILGSVPQVRLGVPYAGGSMPVRHGRVTTGSQLMASPPAYAQVRMLETEHGRFYNDEEEATQAKVCVLGYAIAQRLFGDPADAVGRQVFFFRANVLVVGVLPEKGQDVTGANLDEMVFTPLSTYMRRFTNQDWISGVFMNLHNQNDEAAAKATVTDILRRRHHMGPSRKDDFSVISAQDSARLRNQALDLVWTLGVLSSSISFAVGALGILSIMILLVRARRLEIGIRRAVGASRTVIIRQFLAEAGVMAGVGGAAGVMAAVGIVSVVYAVGDFPYLYDPLLIVGACVASVLLGLVAGAYPAWQASRVEVLEVLRNPE, encoded by the coding sequence ATGCAGCGGCTGCGCATTGCCCTGCGTTCGCTGGCCGCCCACCGCATGCGTACGGTGCTGGCCATGCTGGGGGTCTTTCTGGGCGCACTGGCGCTTACCGCCGTGCTGCACATCTCGAAGGCCATGGTCAAGAAGGCCGACATCGAGACGCAGCGCCTTGGCCCCAACCTGCTGCAGGCCATGTCCGGGCAGGCCAACTTCCGGCGTGAAGGCTCCACCCGCGTCACCGGCATGACCACCACCTTCAGCCTGGAGGACGCCCGCGAAATCCTGGGGTCCGTGCCGCAGGTGCGCCTTGGCGTGCCCTATGCCGGCGGCTCCATGCCGGTACGCCATGGCCGGGTGACCACCGGCAGCCAGCTCATGGCGTCGCCCCCGGCCTACGCGCAGGTGCGCATGCTGGAAACCGAGCATGGCCGCTTCTACAACGATGAAGAAGAGGCCACGCAGGCCAAGGTGTGCGTGCTGGGCTACGCCATCGCGCAGCGCCTGTTCGGCGACCCGGCAGACGCCGTGGGCAGGCAGGTGTTCTTCTTTCGCGCCAACGTGCTGGTGGTGGGCGTGCTGCCCGAGAAGGGCCAGGACGTGACCGGGGCCAACCTTGACGAGATGGTGTTCACCCCGCTGTCCACGTACATGCGCCGCTTCACCAACCAGGACTGGATCAGCGGCGTGTTCATGAACCTGCACAACCAGAACGACGAGGCCGCAGCCAAGGCCACCGTCACCGACATTCTGCGCCGCCGCCACCACATGGGGCCAAGCCGCAAGGACGATTTTTCGGTTATCTCGGCGCAGGATTCGGCCCGGCTGCGCAATCAGGCGCTGGACCTGGTGTGGACGCTGGGGGTGCTGTCGTCGTCCATCTCGTTTGCCGTGGGGGCGCTGGGCATCCTGTCCATCATGATCCTGCTGGTGCGCGCCCGCAGGCTGGAGATCGGCATCCGCCGGGCCGTGGGCGCCAGCCGCACGGTGATCATCCGCCAGTTTCTGGCCGAGGCCGGGGTGATGGCCGGGGTGGGCGGGGCCGCCGGGGTGATGGCGGCTGTCGGCATCGTCAGCGTGGTGTATGCGGTGGGCGATTTTCCGTACCTGTACGACCCGCTGCTGATCGTCGGGGCGTGCGTGGCGTCCGTGCTGCTGGGGCTGGTGGCCGGGGCATACCCGGCGTGGCAGGCATCGCGGGTGGAGGTGCTGGAGGTGCTCAGGAATCCTGAGTGA
- a CDS encoding ATP-binding protein: MSISKQLSQTNIFRRKENEGKLFWDTGEFVGRPFRLSYAHVEILVADAWKQNAGGIPQGCFLIAYYDNEPKDDTSLEAILLRVLSPTTLPTDPDVVSSLVEYYKEGIETGETKRSQLDTFTRYEFSFSGLKCAILGCFYKDEHKNTRFGADLENFYSSHNYSVIKPSPDILKYIVNYRQFGTPGSISDIRVGKVRYSSSLRFQGKEPEVPVYAQAQDFAGKRTAMFGMTRTGKSNTVKKIIQANVEMSLHSSLILDQYRESTDEVLKPFTDTGTPKYPIGQIIFDINGEYANPNLQDQGTAIFDLYKDTTVRYSTVKKNGFKEMKVNFYNELEAGFNLICSHPSIAEDSSRFATNFRNVVLDKPEDYNENKSAKNRYDRKLAVYYSCLYRAGFTPPSDFKVSFVANRDIRTVVSTNTDPKNGLTLEESAEWWDSLWTVYEDADVFSDYKKKKQKEWADDDLKALLTILTRKRSPGGRTDCSGFRILKEIIPQHTSTNQKPFDTDILAQLRAGNIVIVDLSLGDDDIQRMFTERITRHIFRDAMNRFTSTLPNNFIQFYFEEAHNLFPKKEDKDLSQIYNRLAKEGAKLNLGLVYATQEVSSISSNILKATQNWFISHLNNEDEIRELRKYYDFSDFTESLIRFSQDTDKGFVRMKTYSNAFVVPVQVDRFPPENAPRT; encoded by the coding sequence ATGAGTATAAGCAAGCAGCTTTCACAGACAAATATATTTAGGCGAAAGGAAAACGAAGGGAAGCTATTTTGGGACACTGGCGAGTTTGTTGGTCGCCCATTCAGACTCAGCTATGCACATGTCGAAATACTCGTTGCGGACGCCTGGAAGCAAAATGCCGGGGGCATCCCACAGGGATGTTTTTTAATCGCATACTACGACAATGAACCAAAAGATGACACATCACTTGAGGCAATACTACTACGCGTCCTATCACCAACAACACTTCCAACAGACCCTGATGTAGTCAGCAGCCTAGTAGAATATTACAAAGAAGGCATAGAAACTGGCGAAACAAAACGCTCGCAACTGGACACCTTTACACGCTACGAATTCTCTTTTAGCGGCTTGAAGTGCGCCATCTTGGGCTGTTTCTACAAAGACGAGCACAAAAACACTCGCTTTGGAGCGGATCTTGAGAATTTCTACAGCTCACACAACTACTCCGTCATCAAGCCGTCCCCAGATATTCTAAAATACATAGTCAACTACCGCCAGTTCGGAACCCCCGGAAGCATCTCCGATATTCGGGTTGGAAAAGTAAGATACAGTTCTAGCCTGCGTTTCCAAGGAAAAGAACCTGAAGTCCCTGTATACGCTCAAGCCCAAGACTTCGCCGGGAAACGAACTGCAATGTTCGGAATGACCAGGACAGGAAAATCCAATACTGTCAAAAAGATCATCCAAGCCAACGTAGAAATGAGCCTACACTCATCTCTCATTCTCGACCAGTATAGAGAAAGTACTGACGAAGTCCTTAAACCCTTCACAGACACAGGAACTCCCAAATATCCAATTGGGCAAATCATTTTCGACATCAACGGCGAATACGCGAACCCGAACCTTCAAGACCAAGGAACAGCGATATTCGACTTATATAAAGATACAACAGTAAGATATTCAACCGTTAAAAAAAACGGCTTCAAAGAAATGAAGGTTAATTTCTACAACGAACTCGAAGCTGGATTTAACTTAATATGCTCCCATCCCAGCATCGCAGAAGACTCTTCGCGCTTTGCCACAAACTTCCGAAATGTCGTCTTAGACAAACCCGAAGACTATAATGAGAACAAGTCTGCAAAAAACAGATACGACCGAAAGCTAGCCGTCTACTACTCGTGCCTCTATCGCGCGGGCTTTACACCACCTAGTGACTTTAAAGTCAGCTTCGTAGCAAATAGAGATATTCGTACAGTAGTTAGTACAAACACAGACCCAAAGAATGGACTTACCCTTGAGGAATCTGCCGAGTGGTGGGATTCACTTTGGACCGTGTACGAAGATGCCGATGTTTTTAGCGACTATAAAAAGAAAAAACAAAAAGAATGGGCTGACGATGACTTAAAGGCCCTCCTCACAATTCTCACGAGAAAGAGGTCCCCTGGGGGGCGTACAGACTGCTCTGGGTTTCGCATACTCAAAGAGATCATTCCACAACACACCTCGACAAATCAAAAACCTTTTGACACAGATATCCTAGCGCAGCTCCGCGCTGGGAATATCGTAATCGTTGACCTATCTCTTGGTGATGACGACATACAAAGAATGTTCACAGAACGGATAACTCGCCATATCTTCCGAGACGCAATGAATAGATTTACATCAACACTACCAAACAACTTCATACAATTTTACTTTGAAGAAGCACACAACCTATTCCCCAAAAAAGAAGATAAGGATCTATCCCAAATCTACAACAGGCTTGCGAAAGAAGGCGCAAAACTGAACCTAGGCCTCGTCTATGCCACCCAAGAAGTCAGCTCCATCAGCTCAAACATATTAAAGGCCACACAAAATTGGTTCATCTCACACCTTAATAACGAAGACGAAATCCGTGAATTACGAAAATACTACGACTTTAGTGATTTCACGGAAAGTTTAATCCGATTTAGCCAAGACACAGACAAGGGCTTTGTACGGATGAAGACATATAGCAACGCTTTTGTTGTCCCAGTACAAGTCGACAGATTCCCCCCCGAAAACGCGCCTCGCACCTAA
- a CDS encoding DNA-methyltransferase, with protein sequence MQPSKKELLASLPKNQAAHVCEDGLYFVGDSPKILKSKRFEQLRGNVDLILTSPPYPLNTKKSYGNLTGDSYLKWFTSLAPIFSSLLTETGSIVLELGNSWEPNRPIQSLLHLESLLGFARHKKANLRLIQQFICYNPSRLPSPAQWVTVNRIRTVDSFTHVWWLAKSDYPKADNKNVLRPYSQSMLKLLKRGNYNAGKRPSEHNISTSGFLKDQGGAIAHNFFEIDALDETRETRLPNTFSMANTSSNDYFHKACKEKNISPHPARMPIGLAGFFIEFLTEKGDLVLDPFAGSNTTGFAAATHDRYWIAVDAEEKYVEQSQIRFTAPEFTNRQVSE encoded by the coding sequence ATGCAGCCTTCGAAAAAAGAGTTACTAGCTTCACTCCCCAAGAACCAAGCTGCACACGTTTGTGAAGATGGACTTTATTTTGTCGGCGATTCCCCCAAAATATTAAAAAGCAAACGTTTTGAGCAGTTGCGCGGGAACGTTGACCTGATTCTCACATCCCCACCGTACCCACTCAACACTAAAAAAAGCTATGGCAATCTAACGGGAGACAGCTACTTAAAATGGTTTACCTCATTAGCACCAATCTTTTCAAGTCTATTAACAGAAACAGGCTCTATTGTTCTCGAGCTAGGAAATTCCTGGGAACCCAATAGACCGATACAATCACTTCTGCATCTAGAATCATTACTAGGTTTTGCGCGCCACAAAAAAGCGAATCTAAGGCTAATACAGCAATTCATATGCTACAATCCATCACGACTTCCTTCACCTGCGCAATGGGTAACCGTAAATCGCATCAGAACAGTAGACAGCTTCACCCATGTATGGTGGCTTGCTAAATCTGACTATCCCAAGGCTGACAACAAGAACGTGCTAAGACCATATAGTCAGTCAATGCTAAAGCTTCTAAAACGTGGAAACTACAACGCAGGTAAGCGGCCATCTGAACACAATATAAGCACGTCGGGTTTTTTAAAAGATCAAGGCGGGGCTATAGCTCATAATTTTTTTGAGATTGACGCACTCGATGAAACTCGCGAGACAAGGCTTCCAAACACTTTTTCAATGGCAAACACATCTTCAAATGACTATTTTCACAAAGCATGCAAGGAAAAAAATATTTCCCCACACCCAGCGAGGATGCCAATAGGTCTCGCTGGATTCTTTATTGAATTCCTCACAGAAAAAGGGGATTTGGTTCTGGACCCCTTCGCAGGCAGCAATACAACTGGCTTTGCAGCAGCAACACACGATAGATATTGGATTGCTGTTGACGCTGAAGAAAAATACGTTGAGCAATCCCAAATAAGGTTCACAGCACCTGAGTTTACAAACAGGCAGGTATCCGAATGA
- a CDS encoding efflux RND transporter periplasmic adaptor subunit, with protein MRKKIIIGIAIALAVALIATYFLSRREGRTEITQSATVSRATVRKVLDATGIIKPEVGAIVKTGTRFTGIIRTMHVKVGDKVKAGQIIAEIDDREQRAQQDQAEATLRRTKADLAKTEASYPLQIREAEAQVAAAQADYDYAALNLKRRRTLVDQDLDARNTLDEATQQAETTANTLAARKATLDRLQRESTLAIKSAREAVQEAQSALEATNVRLSYSVIRAPLDGVVSEVTAQGGETVVAGFQVANLITVLDPTRLEMWIYVDETDVGQVAPGMAVEFRVDSLPGRTFGGTVNQIYPQPEIRDNIVYYRALVRLTSQTSTDLRPEMTTQCRIVVQQKDNVLAVPNEALKWVGGEQVVFVQGDGAIRRVRPRIGLAGAETSEVLEGLAEGDVVGTRVVLPASRGGARTEQASGGPGGGGPGSGRPGR; from the coding sequence ATGCGCAAGAAGATCATCATCGGCATCGCCATCGCCCTCGCCGTGGCCCTTATCGCCACCTACTTCCTGTCGCGGCGCGAAGGCCGCACCGAGATCACCCAGTCCGCCACGGTCAGCCGGGCCACCGTGCGCAAGGTGCTGGACGCCACGGGCATCATCAAGCCCGAGGTGGGCGCCATCGTGAAGACCGGCACCCGGTTCACCGGCATCATCCGCACCATGCACGTCAAGGTGGGCGACAAGGTGAAGGCCGGGCAGATCATTGCCGAAATCGACGACCGGGAACAGCGCGCCCAGCAGGATCAGGCGGAAGCCACCCTGCGCAGGACCAAGGCGGACCTTGCCAAGACCGAGGCCTCGTACCCCCTGCAAATCCGCGAGGCCGAGGCCCAGGTGGCCGCAGCGCAGGCCGACTATGACTATGCCGCCCTGAACCTGAAGCGCCGCCGCACCCTGGTGGACCAGGATCTGGACGCCCGCAACACCCTGGACGAGGCCACGCAGCAGGCGGAAACCACCGCCAACACCCTGGCCGCGCGCAAGGCCACCCTGGACCGTTTGCAGCGCGAATCGACCCTGGCCATCAAAAGCGCCCGCGAGGCCGTGCAAGAGGCGCAGTCCGCGCTGGAGGCCACCAACGTGCGCCTGTCCTATTCGGTGATCCGCGCCCCGCTGGACGGGGTGGTCAGCGAGGTCACGGCGCAGGGCGGCGAAACCGTGGTGGCGGGCTTTCAGGTGGCCAACCTGATCACCGTGCTGGACCCCACCCGGCTGGAAATGTGGATCTACGTGGATGAAACCGACGTGGGCCAGGTGGCCCCCGGCATGGCCGTGGAGTTTCGCGTGGATTCGCTGCCGGGCCGCACCTTTGGCGGTACGGTGAACCAGATCTATCCGCAGCCGGAAATCCGCGACAACATCGTGTACTATCGGGCGCTGGTGCGCCTTACTTCGCAGACCTCCACCGACCTGCGGCCCGAAATGACCACCCAGTGTCGCATCGTGGTGCAGCAGAAGGACAACGTGCTGGCCGTGCCCAACGAGGCCCTGAAATGGGTGGGCGGCGAGCAGGTGGTGTTCGTGCAGGGCGACGGGGCCATCCGCCGGGTGCGGCCACGCATCGGCCTTGCCGGTGCCGAGACCAGCGAAGTGCTGGAAGGGCTGGCCGAGGGCGACGTGGTGGGCACCAGGGTGGTGCTGCCCGCCTCGCGCGGGGGGGCGCGCACCGAGCAGGCATCGGGCGGCCCGGGTGGGGGCGGTCCGGGTTCCGGGCGGCCGGGCCGGTAA
- a CDS encoding Hsp20/alpha crystallin family protein, whose translation MVIDFSTLYDMPKSFERMFDEMSRLHSFSSRRTAYPLLNVHENDDGYTVDVSVPGVAPGDVELTLTDRNLIIKGERKATEGRYFRQERLSGSFQRILSLNVPVDRDRVSARSENGILRVTLPKAEAVKPRKIAVEASAGGVQ comes from the coding sequence ATGGTGATTGACTTCAGCACACTGTACGACATGCCGAAAAGTTTCGAGAGGATGTTCGACGAGATGTCGCGTTTGCATTCGTTCAGTTCGCGGCGCACTGCATATCCGTTGCTGAACGTGCACGAGAACGATGACGGCTATACCGTGGACGTCAGCGTTCCCGGCGTGGCTCCCGGAGACGTGGAACTGACCCTTACCGACCGCAACCTGATCATCAAGGGCGAACGCAAGGCCACCGAGGGCAGGTATTTCCGGCAGGAACGCCTTTCCGGTTCGTTCCAGCGCATTCTGAGCCTGAACGTGCCAGTGGACCGCGACCGCGTTTCCGCCCGCAGCGAGAACGGCATCCTGCGGGTGACCCTGCCCAAGGCCGAAGCCGTGAAGCCGCGCAAGATCGCCGTCGAAGCGTCGGCAGGAGGTGTGCAATGA
- a CDS encoding ABC transporter permease, producing the protein MTTPAGMASSPEHGPPSGRFGGRSLPALAREGWRAAALGLSALLAYRLRSFFVIAAVSLGIASLTVIVAAVDGASKKADEIADMFGPDAVLVFGGNIVNRAVGARTLTLTWEDASRIRQSLPGAYIVLPMRSKGNVRLKHEANNYDVSLVAGTTENYARAWNWPLVEGRDLTAEDVQRGARVALMGDRPARELFGDESPVGRTFLMSGVPFTVVGLMQYRGMSGGGSSVDDRVIIPLTTLTQRFNMDRRYFRALRVKFEDVAGMDAHVEDLRSLLRHLHRLAPEDPDDFTILTAREVLKFLSVIKGGLVLFLGVTAAAAMIVGGFVLANLFLLSVTERRVEIGLKKALGAPGRAILLQFLMESLALTLCGAVGGVVLGALMGQMLERLGLIEMVLSVKVFLLALAAATAVGLVFGLRPARQAAALDPIQALRGGE; encoded by the coding sequence ATGACCACCCCGGCGGGCATGGCATCCAGCCCGGAACACGGCCCCCCTTCCGGGCGCTTCGGCGGGCGGAGCCTGCCCGCGCTGGCGCGCGAAGGCTGGCGCGCCGCCGCGCTGGGCCTTTCCGCGCTGCTGGCCTACCGGCTGCGCAGCTTTTTCGTCATCGCCGCCGTGTCGCTGGGCATCGCCTCGCTGACGGTCATCGTGGCCGCCGTGGATGGCGCGTCCAAGAAGGCCGACGAGATCGCCGACATGTTCGGGCCGGACGCAGTGCTGGTGTTCGGCGGCAACATCGTCAACCGCGCCGTGGGCGCCCGCACCCTTACCCTGACCTGGGAGGACGCATCGCGCATCCGCCAGTCGCTGCCGGGCGCGTACATCGTGCTGCCCATGCGCTCCAAGGGCAACGTGCGCCTGAAGCACGAGGCCAACAACTACGACGTGTCGCTGGTGGCGGGCACCACCGAAAACTACGCCAGGGCCTGGAACTGGCCGCTGGTGGAAGGCCGTGACCTGACGGCGGAAGACGTGCAGCGTGGCGCGCGCGTGGCCCTGATGGGCGACAGGCCCGCCCGCGAGCTGTTCGGCGACGAAAGCCCCGTGGGGCGGACCTTCCTGATGTCCGGCGTGCCGTTCACCGTGGTGGGGCTGATGCAGTACCGGGGCATGTCCGGCGGCGGCAGCAGCGTGGACGACCGCGTGATCATTCCCCTCACCACCCTGACCCAGCGCTTCAACATGGACCGCCGCTACTTTCGCGCCCTGCGCGTGAAGTTCGAGGATGTGGCGGGTATGGACGCCCACGTGGAAGACCTGCGCAGCCTGCTGCGCCACCTGCACCGTCTGGCGCCCGAAGACCCCGACGACTTCACCATCCTCACCGCGCGCGAGGTGCTGAAATTCCTGTCCGTGATCAAGGGCGGGCTGGTGCTCTTTCTGGGAGTGACGGCGGCGGCGGCCATGATCGTGGGCGGCTTCGTGCTGGCCAACCTGTTCCTGCTCTCGGTCACCGAACGGCGGGTGGAGATCGGCCTCAAGAAGGCGTTGGGCGCGCCGGGACGAGCCATCCTGCTGCAATTCCTCATGGAATCCCTTGCGCTGACCCTGTGCGGCGCCGTGGGCGGCGTGGTGCTGGGCGCGCTGATGGGCCAGATGCTGGAACGCCTGGGGCTCATCGAGATGGTGCTGTCGGTCAAGGTATTTCTGCTGGCCCTGGCCGCCGCCACGGCGGTGGGGCTGGTGTTCGGGCTGCGCCCGGCGCGGCAGGCCGCCGCGCTGGACCCCATCCAGGCCCTGCGCGGGGGTGAGTGA
- a CDS encoding magnesium transporter CorA family protein → MPTAPETFSTTLPDAAPTGSLRVRTLHLAPDCTIAAVQPGTEAPVAPSGACPREPGPVPPQEAEAPRAPGMPEGAAESAGSTATAENDAEPASPADMQANGAESARPAAIPSDGAESARPAVIWPGSAESTRPAAIPSDGAESTRPAAIPSDGAESTRPAVIWHDITTPSRSDLGRFLAPYDLPDDVTEACLAPRRYPEVSVFPSGIMVHLPTRHDWDSQHSRYLTVLCLPGRMITLHDEDIPLLDKLVQMIRSGNAPLQASVQALLIFLLDACIDANVHFYMEARTRVEQLAELLDETPDAASPDDILPLKRAITRLSIQFEDQFYCLATLQTLQATALPLTSQREGLRDIMDNQNHLARSQARLEMRLRDLYQFYLLLLQRNTDHRIRVLTVLTAVCMPLTVIAGIYGMNFRHMPELNWDYGYYVALGAMLAVAGGMMWFFHKRGWFR, encoded by the coding sequence ATGCCCACCGCCCCTGAGACCTTCTCCACGACCTTGCCGGATGCCGCCCCCACGGGCAGCCTGCGCGTACGCACCCTGCATCTGGCGCCGGACTGCACCATTGCCGCCGTACAGCCCGGCACGGAAGCGCCCGTGGCGCCAAGCGGCGCCTGTCCGCGGGAGCCCGGCCCCGTTCCGCCGCAGGAAGCCGAGGCCCCGAGAGCGCCCGGCATGCCCGAAGGCGCGGCCGAATCCGCAGGGTCCACCGCCACGGCAGAAAACGACGCCGAGCCAGCGAGCCCCGCAGACATGCAGGCCAACGGTGCCGAATCCGCGAGGCCCGCCGCCATCCCATCGGACGGTGCCGAATCCGCGAGGCCCGCCGTAATATGGCCAGGCAGTGCCGAGTCCACGAGGCCTGCCGCCATCCCATCGGACGGTGCCGAGTCCACGAGGCCTGCCGCCATCCCATCGGACGGTGCCGAGTCCACGAGGCCTGCCGTCATATGGCATGACATCACCACCCCCTCGCGCAGCGACCTGGGCCGCTTCCTGGCCCCTTACGACCTGCCCGACGACGTGACCGAAGCCTGCCTTGCACCGCGCCGCTACCCCGAAGTCAGCGTGTTCCCTTCAGGCATCATGGTTCACCTGCCCACCCGCCACGACTGGGACTCGCAGCACAGCCGCTACCTGACGGTGCTCTGCCTGCCGGGCCGCATGATCACCCTGCACGACGAGGACATCCCCCTGCTGGACAAACTGGTGCAGATGATCCGCTCCGGCAACGCGCCGCTGCAGGCCAGCGTGCAGGCGCTGCTCATCTTTCTGCTGGATGCCTGCATCGACGCCAACGTGCATTTCTACATGGAAGCCCGCACGCGCGTGGAACAACTGGCCGAACTGCTGGACGAAACCCCCGACGCGGCCAGCCCCGACGACATCCTGCCGCTGAAGCGCGCCATCACCCGGCTGTCCATCCAGTTCGAGGACCAGTTCTACTGCCTGGCCACGCTCCAGACATTGCAGGCCACCGCCCTGCCCCTGACCAGCCAGCGCGAGGGACTGCGCGACATCATGGACAACCAGAACCACCTGGCCCGCAGCCAGGCCCGGCTGGAAATGCGCCTGCGCGACCTGTACCAGTTCTACCTGCTGCTGCTGCAACGCAACACCGACCATCGCATCCGGGTGCTCACCGTGCTCACGGCGGTGTGCATGCCGCTTACGGTCATCGCGGGCATCTACGGCATGAATTTCCGCCACATGCCGGAACTGAACTGGGACTACGGCTACTACGTGGCGCTGGGCGCCATGCTGGCGGTGGCCGGGGGGATGATGTGGTTTTTCCACAAGCGCGGCTGGTTCCGGTAG